A genomic stretch from Deltaproteobacteria bacterium includes:
- a CDS encoding alpha/beta hydrolase → MVLKGQYLERPVLIRVGELCLEGLYHRGDHVRPVLILPPHPQLGGSMDSPVVAELAWALTRAGHPTLRMNYRGVGASQGEWEGGEHDVGDLRQAVEHLAETTGAAPEGGVALVGYSYGADLTLRALAGGLRAAAVILIAPPVTLLDPSEHLRVLPETFARTGELVTFCGDEDEVAPPARVAEVFGLLGERHREERIPGADHVFRVGLQSLGQQVAQAAGKPVRR, encoded by the coding sequence ATGGTCCTGAAGGGTCAGTACCTCGAGCGGCCCGTGCTCATCCGGGTGGGGGAGCTCTGCCTGGAGGGGCTCTACCACCGCGGTGATCACGTTCGGCCGGTCCTGATCCTCCCGCCGCACCCCCAGCTCGGGGGCTCGATGGACAGCCCGGTCGTCGCCGAGCTGGCCTGGGCCCTGACCCGGGCGGGCCACCCCACCCTGAGGATGAACTACCGCGGGGTCGGCGCCTCCCAGGGCGAGTGGGAGGGGGGGGAGCACGACGTGGGGGACCTGCGCCAGGCGGTCGAGCACCTGGCGGAGACCACCGGAGCGGCTCCCGAGGGAGGCGTGGCCCTGGTGGGCTACTCCTACGGCGCCGATCTCACCCTGAGGGCGCTGGCCGGCGGCCTGCGAGCCGCCGCGGTGATCCTGATCGCGCCGCCGGTGACCCTCCTCGATCCCTCCGAGCACCTCCGCGTCCTGCCGGAGACCTTCGCGCGCACCGGGGAGCTGGTCACCTTCTGCGGTGACGAGGACGAGGTCGCGCCCCCCGCGCGGGTGGCGGAGGTCTTCGGCCTGCTGGGCGAGCGGCACCGGGAGGAGCGGATCCCCGGCGCCGACCACGTCTTCCGGGTGGGGCTGCAGAGCCTGGGGCAGCAGGTGGCGCAGGCCGCCGGCAAGCCGGTCCGCCGCTAG
- a CDS encoding CAP domain-containing protein produces the protein MRARARTLALLGLLALRPASLAAAPLELPAATSYGQRVPTRLLCDPAAWPRPVDGALCDAARLLARRVASAGGTLEGAERDLLARWAPFLALRQGVPDPRVHAILVQDARYVVVLDELEKAAGRIPEGHRIGLGLAPLPDGAVGVLLSIEGVVLPAPFPRRPGRGSRPRVEGLLAKDVRLREALLQTPGGETRPVKLSLPASPGSFDLRLPALSEAGEYRFQLIVDRGHGPEVGLLAPLWVEVPEPEAPARVATTGAPGPGEGDDRPPTDQAHLLLARLRQAEGLEPLRRDATLDAAALTRARTMAAERRVVHEPERGPNARTLLESAGFRHRFLAEDVALGPSVRLAFESLLASPAHRGALLETRADKVGIGTEETGDGVYLAVLLTGSRPPPLATPLARELDRQRALLELYQAIREERRAASLGPARRDPELDEVAQTLAGQLAAAGRTRDPGATARATELLRDREPRPRGAFVDVVVAPEVLRAATAPAALHPDCRELGLGAAVGLREGLEQAWVVLLCVN, from the coding sequence GTGAGGGCGCGCGCCCGGACCCTCGCCCTCCTGGGCCTGCTCGCCCTCCGGCCCGCGAGTTTGGCCGCGGCGCCCCTGGAGCTGCCGGCCGCGACCAGCTACGGGCAGCGGGTCCCCACCCGCCTGCTCTGCGATCCGGCCGCCTGGCCCCGGCCCGTGGACGGGGCGCTCTGTGACGCCGCCCGCCTGCTCGCCCGGCGCGTCGCCTCCGCCGGCGGCACCCTGGAGGGGGCCGAGCGGGACCTCCTGGCCCGCTGGGCACCCTTCCTCGCCCTGCGGCAGGGGGTGCCCGATCCCCGGGTGCACGCCATCCTGGTCCAGGACGCCCGCTACGTCGTGGTCCTGGACGAGCTCGAGAAGGCGGCCGGGCGGATCCCGGAGGGGCACCGCATCGGCCTCGGCCTCGCCCCCCTCCCCGACGGCGCCGTGGGGGTGCTCCTCTCGATCGAGGGGGTGGTGCTGCCCGCGCCCTTCCCCCGCCGGCCCGGCCGGGGCAGCCGGCCCCGGGTGGAGGGCCTGCTGGCGAAGGACGTGAGGTTGAGGGAGGCGCTGCTCCAGACCCCGGGGGGGGAGACCCGCCCCGTGAAGCTCTCCCTCCCCGCCTCCCCGGGGAGCTTCGATCTGCGCCTCCCCGCCCTGAGCGAGGCGGGGGAGTATCGCTTCCAGCTCATCGTCGATCGCGGCCACGGCCCGGAGGTGGGCCTCCTCGCTCCCCTCTGGGTGGAGGTCCCGGAGCCCGAGGCGCCCGCACGCGTGGCGACCACCGGCGCCCCGGGCCCCGGGGAGGGCGACGACCGGCCCCCGACCGATCAGGCCCACCTGCTCCTCGCCCGGCTGCGCCAGGCCGAGGGGCTCGAGCCCCTGCGCCGGGACGCCACTCTGGACGCGGCCGCCCTGACCCGGGCCCGGACCATGGCCGCCGAGCGCCGGGTGGTCCACGAGCCCGAGCGCGGCCCCAACGCCCGGACCCTCCTGGAGAGCGCGGGCTTCCGCCACCGCTTCCTGGCCGAGGACGTGGCCCTCGGGCCGAGCGTGCGCCTGGCCTTCGAGAGCCTGCTCGCCAGCCCGGCCCACCGGGGTGCCCTCCTCGAGACCCGCGCCGACAAGGTGGGCATCGGCACCGAGGAGACCGGCGACGGGGTGTACCTGGCCGTCCTCCTCACGGGCTCGCGCCCGCCCCCCCTGGCCACCCCTCTGGCCCGGGAGCTGGATCGCCAGCGCGCGCTCCTCGAGCTCTACCAGGCGATCCGCGAGGAGCGGCGGGCGGCGAGCCTCGGCCCCGCCCGGCGCGATCCCGAGCTGGACGAGGTCGCCCAGACCCTGGCCGGTCAGCTGGCCGCGGCGGGCAGGACCCGCGACCCCGGGGCCACCGCCAGGGCCACGGAGCTGCTGCGGGACCGGGAGCCCCGGCCGCGGGGCGCGTTCGTGGACGTGGTGGTCGCCCCCGAGGTCTTGCGGGCGGCCACCGCGCCGGCGGCGCTCCACCCCGACTGCCGGGAGCTGGGCCTGGGGGCCGCGGTCGGCCTGCGCGAGGGCCTGGAGCAGGCCTGGGTCGTCCTGCTCTGCGTGAACTAG
- a CDS encoding glutaredoxin family protein, whose protein sequence is MCARTTDRRALPALLLLLALGALAGPACEDPRKDLQEGSPGPAAGASSGEGPTAPEAAPAEPAPVRAADLPDSPVLTWYDARGRPHLASSIEEVPPFARERVVLSQLGGGAKVALADEVTVADFSGDEPTYSRVDLRELGGDRPLDGAALLKHQQVLVYSAVWCGFCKKVKAFLKENSVAYTERDIDEDPSAAAELAAKLKAAGQSSRGIPVTDIHGELIVGFKPQAIQARLAQVGIALVPAAAEAKAPPEAE, encoded by the coding sequence GTGTGCGCACGAACTACTGACCGCCGGGCGCTCCCCGCGCTGCTGCTCCTCCTCGCCCTGGGCGCCCTCGCCGGCCCCGCCTGTGAGGACCCCCGCAAGGACCTCCAGGAGGGCTCCCCCGGCCCGGCCGCGGGGGCCTCCTCCGGCGAGGGGCCCACGGCGCCAGAGGCCGCGCCGGCCGAGCCCGCGCCGGTGCGGGCGGCGGATCTCCCGGATAGCCCGGTGCTGACCTGGTACGACGCCCGGGGGCGCCCCCACCTCGCCTCGTCGATCGAGGAGGTCCCGCCCTTCGCCCGGGAGCGCGTCGTCTTGAGCCAGCTGGGGGGCGGCGCGAAGGTCGCCCTCGCCGACGAGGTGACCGTCGCCGACTTCAGCGGCGACGAGCCCACCTACTCGAGGGTCGACCTCCGGGAGCTCGGCGGCGACCGGCCCCTCGATGGCGCCGCGCTCCTGAAGCACCAGCAGGTGCTGGTCTACTCCGCCGTCTGGTGTGGCTTCTGCAAGAAGGTGAAGGCCTTCCTGAAGGAGAACTCGGTGGCGTACACCGAGCGGGACATCGACGAGGATCCCAGCGCCGCCGCGGAGCTGGCCGCCAAGCTGAAGGCCGCCGGCCAGAGCTCCCGGGGAATCCCGGTGACCGACATCCACGGAGAGCTCATCGTGGGCTTCAAACCCCAGGCGATCCAGGCGCGCCTGGCGCAGGTCGGGATCGCCCTCGTCCCCGCCGCTGCGGAGGCGAAGGCGCCCCCGGAGGCCGAGTGA
- a CDS encoding NAD-binding oxidoreductase, which produces MSDVEFTTVEVLERQDRGTSGWGLKLDAAAAGLTGTYQRPGQYLRVRCPGGEAVAYLALASAPTDGSPWELLLQPGGGAVDEILAHLGGGGSAVEVSGAEGAGFGLAEQAGRPLLLVAGGSGISALRSVLREVLAAPAAFGPVTLLHGVSGPAALAYPEEHEGWRAAGIRLLVVVSREAPGWEGARGHVQDHLAGLDLDPGASSAFLCGPRAMQDDLRRLLLASGFEADRVRTNY; this is translated from the coding sequence ATGAGCGATGTGGAATTCACCACCGTGGAGGTCCTCGAGCGGCAGGATCGCGGCACTTCGGGCTGGGGCCTGAAGCTGGACGCGGCGGCGGCCGGCCTCACCGGGACCTACCAGCGGCCCGGGCAGTACCTGCGCGTCCGCTGCCCCGGCGGCGAGGCGGTGGCCTACCTGGCGCTGGCCTCGGCGCCCACCGACGGCAGCCCCTGGGAGCTGCTCCTCCAGCCCGGCGGCGGCGCGGTGGACGAGATCCTGGCGCACCTCGGCGGCGGTGGCAGCGCGGTGGAGGTGAGCGGCGCCGAGGGCGCGGGCTTCGGACTCGCCGAGCAGGCCGGCCGCCCCCTGCTGCTGGTGGCGGGCGGCTCGGGCATCTCCGCCCTTCGCTCGGTGCTCCGGGAGGTCCTCGCCGCCCCCGCCGCCTTCGGCCCCGTGACCCTCCTGCACGGGGTGAGCGGCCCCGCCGCCCTCGCCTACCCCGAGGAGCACGAGGGCTGGCGCGCCGCGGGGATCCGCCTGCTGGTCGTGGTCTCGCGGGAGGCCCCGGGCTGGGAGGGCGCCCGCGGACACGTCCAGGACCACCTCGCCGGCCTCGACCTCGACCCCGGGGCGAGCTCGGCCTTTCTCTGCGGCCCACGCGCGATGCAGGACGACCTGCGCCGCCTCCTCCTCGCGTCGGGCTTCGAGGCCGATCGTGTGCGCACGAACTACTGA
- a CDS encoding HEAT repeat domain-containing protein — protein MIRLARTLGATLLVAGLLLVPPRAFAGEADGPEPGLTLDGLTIVLSMNHEDPSPADLEPFRPGLYEKLATIESDLSRPRIARIRALAAMAREDGDRTMPRVAALIDDPTAAPRLRIAAGWTLGNPLARHPEAVSTLQRLLKDRDPGLRERAVLSLSLVGTPEALKVLEQHRLVERNVVVRTALREAAAEARGLKVEQLPREGAARPAALLHRDLEATVGAEVIR, from the coding sequence ATGATTCGGCTGGCGAGAACCCTCGGTGCGACCCTCCTGGTCGCGGGACTGCTCCTCGTCCCCCCTCGCGCGTTCGCGGGTGAGGCGGACGGCCCCGAGCCGGGCCTGACCCTGGACGGGCTCACCATCGTGCTCTCGATGAACCACGAGGACCCGAGCCCCGCGGATCTCGAGCCCTTCCGCCCGGGCCTCTACGAGAAGCTCGCCACGATCGAGTCGGATCTCTCGCGTCCGCGCATCGCCCGCATCCGCGCCCTCGCCGCGATGGCGCGCGAGGATGGCGACCGCACGATGCCCCGGGTCGCTGCCCTCATCGACGATCCCACCGCGGCGCCTCGCCTGCGGATCGCGGCCGGCTGGACCCTCGGCAACCCCCTGGCCCGGCACCCCGAGGCCGTGAGCACGCTGCAGCGCCTCCTCAAGGATCGGGACCCCGGCCTGCGAGAGCGGGCGGTCCTCTCCCTCAGCCTCGTCGGCACCCCCGAGGCGCTCAAGGTCCTCGAGCAGCACCGCCTCGTCGAGCGCAACGTCGTGGTGCGCACGGCGCTGCGGGAGGCGGCGGCCGAGGCGCGCGGGCTGAAGGTGGAGCAGCTCCCCCGCGAGGGTGCGGCCCGGCCCGCGGCCCTGCTGCATCGTGACCTGGAGGCCACCGTGGGCGCCGAGGTGATCCGATGA
- a CDS encoding HTH domain-containing protein, protein MHRTETEGSGFTKKLNSRGATPWETMAAQIYVDSKDNPETPFLRVGRRPVRFWLKSRPLPKGWSPDTVAPEDDADTEPNKKGRSRGPGYLEKELHPLVAAFAKEKLGGVRVKTINHSTSKKKAFGEWVHPDLIGALFPMTALDEEVTVDFGFAMQAPLLRLYSFEVKRRVNFGNLRESFFQAVSNSSWAHEGYLVAAEWRDDPEFVGELTRLSSAFGIGAIHLQLEEPNNSAIIHPARPKDDLDWSTLDKLVTMNRDVKAFLESVRIDLGARRAHADLGRTLGGGTAATRSDRRE, encoded by the coding sequence CTGCATCGTACGGAAACGGAGGGGAGCGGCTTCACGAAGAAGCTCAATTCCCGTGGGGCGACGCCGTGGGAGACCATGGCTGCGCAGATCTACGTCGACTCTAAGGACAACCCCGAGACCCCCTTTCTTCGCGTCGGGCGGCGGCCAGTACGGTTCTGGCTGAAGAGCAGGCCGCTCCCGAAGGGTTGGTCGCCGGATACGGTCGCTCCGGAGGACGATGCGGACACGGAGCCGAACAAGAAGGGCCGGTCTCGGGGCCCCGGATACCTGGAGAAGGAACTTCACCCCCTCGTCGCGGCGTTCGCGAAGGAGAAGCTTGGGGGCGTCAGGGTCAAGACCATCAACCATTCCACGAGCAAGAAGAAGGCGTTCGGGGAGTGGGTCCACCCGGATCTCATTGGCGCGCTCTTTCCTATGACCGCGCTGGACGAGGAAGTGACCGTCGACTTCGGCTTCGCCATGCAGGCGCCTCTCCTTCGTCTCTACTCCTTCGAGGTCAAGCGGCGGGTCAATTTTGGCAACTTGCGGGAGAGCTTCTTCCAGGCCGTATCCAACTCATCGTGGGCGCACGAGGGCTACCTCGTCGCCGCGGAGTGGCGGGACGATCCCGAGTTCGTGGGTGAGCTGACGCGCCTGTCCAGCGCGTTCGGGATTGGCGCCATCCATCTCCAACTGGAAGAGCCGAACAACAGCGCGATCATCCATCCGGCCCGCCCGAAGGATGATCTCGACTGGTCCACTCTCGACAAACTCGTCACCATGAACCGCGACGTGAAGGCCTTCCTGGAGTCAGTGCGGATCGACCTCGGGGCGCGCCGAGCTCACGCCGATCTGGGAAGGACTCTCGGCGGGGGAACGGCAGCAACGCGCTCTGACCGTCGTGAATGA